In Thermotomaculum hydrothermale, a single genomic region encodes these proteins:
- a CDS encoding RtcB family protein — MIIVEGKYSKAKIMIDNVEKEVLNQVYSIVNHPAFTENIVIMPDCHAGIGSVIGFTMPMTDKVIPNTIGVDIGCGMVLVNIGKPKKLKLEKIDSAIKSRIPSGFSIHKKPKVNIETAFEWNNLNKAFGRVKRKIEEKIGKTNYKPEAYSPCWLKRKSAQIGVDFEKTINSIGTLGGGNHFIEIGKSQNSGDICLTVHSGSRHFGLCVANYHQKVAKKYVEKKGIKVQKGLEYLEGELLLDYIHDMLFAQSYAHLNRMTIIETLLEILDCEVLDTIESVHNYIDMDDLIIRKGAIRSYNGERMIIPFNMRDGLLICTGKSNSEWNFSAPHGAGRVMGRREAKRRLSLEVFKKQMKGIVSSSVCKSTLDEAPDAYKDPALIEQAIKPTANILDRVKPLLNVKAT, encoded by the coding sequence ATGATAATTGTTGAAGGCAAATATTCAAAGGCTAAAATAATGATTGATAATGTTGAAAAAGAGGTTTTAAACCAGGTTTACTCTATTGTAAATCACCCTGCTTTTACAGAAAACATTGTAATAATGCCTGATTGCCACGCAGGGATTGGCTCTGTTATCGGTTTTACAATGCCTATGACTGATAAGGTAATCCCCAACACAATTGGTGTTGATATTGGTTGTGGGATGGTGCTTGTAAACATTGGAAAGCCTAAAAAACTAAAGCTTGAAAAGATTGATTCTGCAATAAAATCAAGGATACCATCTGGTTTTTCTATTCACAAAAAACCAAAGGTTAATATAGAAACTGCATTTGAGTGGAACAACTTAAACAAAGCATTTGGGAGGGTAAAGAGAAAGATTGAGGAAAAAATAGGAAAAACAAATTATAAACCTGAAGCCTATTCTCCCTGTTGGCTTAAAAGAAAATCAGCGCAAATTGGTGTTGATTTTGAAAAAACCATAAACTCAATAGGCACATTGGGGGGAGGAAATCACTTTATAGAGATTGGCAAGTCTCAAAATTCAGGGGATATATGTTTAACCGTGCATTCTGGAAGCAGGCACTTTGGTTTATGTGTTGCAAACTATCATCAAAAGGTTGCAAAAAAGTATGTTGAAAAAAAGGGAATAAAGGTTCAAAAAGGGCTTGAATACCTTGAAGGAGAGTTGTTACTTGATTACATTCATGACATGCTTTTTGCACAGAGTTATGCTCATTTAAACAGAATGACAATTATTGAAACCTTGCTTGAAATCTTAGATTGTGAGGTTTTAGATACAATTGAATCGGTGCACAATTACATTGATATGGATGATTTGATTATTAGAAAAGGGGCAATTCGCTCTTACAATGGGGAAAGAATGATTATTCCCTTCAATATGAGAGATGGGCTTCTTATCTGCACAGGCAAATCAAACTCTGAGTGGAATTTTTCAGCCCCCCACGGCGCAGGAAGGGTTATGGGAAGGAGAGAGGCAAAGAGAAGGTTGTCTCTTGAAGTTTTTAAAAAACAGATGAAGGGGATTGTTTCCTCTTCTGTGTGCAAATCCACCCTTGATGAAGCCCCTGATGCTTACAAAGACCCTGCTTTAATTGAACAGGCAATTAAGCCAACTGCTAATATTCTTGATAGGGTAAAGCCTTTGTTGAATGTAAAGGCAACCTAA
- a CDS encoding cation diffusion facilitator family transporter has translation MNGFFEFLLKIFKIKENERKKIGYFEGFFSIFVNIVISVVKLFYGITLNSVSLIADAAHSISDVLSSIVVIIGFKLSDKPADKEHPFGHGRIDLIATVIISTMLLIVGFEFLKDAIVKIKNPSIVSSTNIEILIIASTILLKELLAQFSFFLGKKINSPSLIAEGHHHRSDALSTVIVIISLIGSNYGYKWIDGAAGLIVALFIMHTAIDLLKDAANPLIGSAPDREMVEEIKQIAMSYPEVIDVHDIVVHQFGEKWHISLHIEIPHTMNILEAHTLADNIERRIQSKYKGMTVVHIDPVNSDHPRYSEVKQFIKKLANKYPELKTAHDIRIVGDKDTFNILFDINLEETRENYEKLKEIRKVIAKKFNAGVVVNVDPPLS, from the coding sequence ATGAATGGATTTTTTGAGTTTCTCCTTAAAATTTTTAAAATTAAGGAGAATGAAAGAAAGAAAATAGGTTACTTTGAAGGATTTTTCAGCATTTTTGTAAATATTGTTATTTCTGTCGTAAAACTATTCTATGGAATTACCTTAAACTCTGTTAGTTTAATTGCAGATGCTGCACATTCAATTTCAGATGTTTTATCTTCAATTGTGGTAATAATCGGTTTTAAGCTTTCAGACAAGCCGGCAGACAAAGAACACCCCTTTGGACACGGAAGGATAGACTTAATTGCAACTGTAATAATCTCAACAATGCTTCTTATAGTTGGATTTGAATTTTTGAAGGATGCAATAGTCAAAATAAAAAATCCATCAATAGTTTCCTCAACCAACATTGAAATTTTAATAATTGCTTCAACAATTTTGCTCAAAGAGTTGCTTGCACAATTTTCCTTCTTTTTAGGCAAGAAAATAAACTCACCCTCTTTAATTGCAGAGGGACATCACCATCGTTCAGACGCACTATCAACGGTTATTGTTATAATTTCGCTGATTGGAAGCAATTATGGATATAAGTGGATTGACGGGGCTGCCGGTTTAATAGTGGCACTTTTCATTATGCACACAGCAATTGATTTGTTGAAAGATGCGGCAAATCCTTTAATTGGAAGCGCACCTGACAGAGAGATGGTGGAAGAAATAAAACAAATTGCAATGTCTTACCCTGAAGTTATTGATGTTCACGATATAGTTGTGCATCAGTTTGGAGAGAAATGGCACATCTCCCTCCACATTGAAATTCCCCACACTATGAATATTTTAGAAGCACATACCCTTGCAGACAATATTGAAAGAAGAATTCAATCAAAGTATAAAGGAATGACAGTTGTTCACATTGACCCTGTAAATTCTGACCATCCTCGTTATAGTGAAGTAAAACAATTTATTAAAAAGCTTGCAAATAAATATCCTGAGTTAAAAACAGCACACGATATAAGGATTGTTGGAGACAAAGACACTTTTAACATACTTTTTGACATAAACCTTGAAGAAACAAGGGAAAATTACGAAAAGCTTAAAGAGATAAGAAAAGTGATTGCAAAAAAGTTTAATGCAGGGGTTGTTGTAAATGTTGACCCGCCGTTAAGTTAG